One part of the Edaphobacter acidisoli genome encodes these proteins:
- a CDS encoding SDR family oxidoreductase: protein MARYLITGIAGFIGSTLAHTLLEQGHEVRGFDNLSTGNLENLADIRSSIDFQQMDLQDTTGVRAACEGVDYILHQGALASVPRSVKDPLTSHESNINGTLNLLIAARDARVKRIVYAASSSAYGDQPTQPKQEDMLPRPLSPYAVQKLTCEYYIQSFYRAYGLEGVCLRYFNIFGPRQAADSPYSGVIAQFTFRMMAGETPTIFGDGLTSRDFNYVDNAVSANLLASTAPSEVATGRVFNIGTGHSHTLNEVYATIAEHLGFTRKPNYGPEREGDIKHSLADISRATKELGYQPKALFHEGLKKTVAWYVEEKEKKETALQR from the coding sequence ATGGCTCGTTATCTGATCACCGGCATCGCAGGCTTCATCGGTTCAACCCTCGCCCACACGCTCCTCGAGCAGGGCCACGAGGTCCGCGGCTTCGACAACCTCTCCACCGGCAACCTCGAAAACCTCGCCGACATCCGCTCCTCCATCGACTTCCAGCAGATGGACCTCCAGGACACAACCGGCGTCCGCGCCGCCTGCGAAGGCGTCGACTACATCCTCCACCAGGGCGCGCTCGCCTCCGTTCCCCGCTCCGTCAAAGACCCGCTCACCTCGCACGAGTCCAACATCAACGGCACGCTCAACCTGCTCATCGCCGCGCGCGACGCCCGCGTCAAGCGCATCGTCTACGCCGCCTCCTCGTCGGCCTACGGCGACCAGCCCACGCAGCCCAAGCAGGAAGACATGCTCCCGCGTCCGCTCTCGCCCTACGCCGTGCAGAAGCTCACCTGCGAGTACTACATCCAGTCTTTCTATCGTGCCTACGGTCTCGAAGGCGTCTGCCTGCGCTACTTCAACATCTTCGGGCCCCGCCAGGCGGCCGACTCGCCCTACTCCGGCGTCATCGCGCAGTTCACCTTCCGCATGATGGCCGGCGAGACCCCCACCATCTTCGGCGACGGCCTCACCAGCCGCGACTTCAACTACGTCGACAACGCCGTCAGCGCCAACCTGCTCGCCTCGACCGCTCCCAGCGAAGTCGCCACCGGACGCGTCTTCAACATCGGCACCGGCCACAGCCACACCCTCAACGAGGTCTACGCCACCATCGCCGAGCATCTCGGCTTCACCCGCAAGCCCAACTACGGCCCCGAGCGCGAAGGCGACATCAAGCACTCCCTCGCCGACATCTCCCGCGCCACCAAAGAGCTCGGCTACCAGCCCAAAGCACTCTTCCACGAAGGCCTCAAAAAGACCGTAGCCTGGTACGTCGAGGAGAAAGAGAAAAAAGAGACGGCCTTGCAGCGTTAG
- the rpsT gene encoding 30S ribosomal protein S20 encodes MANHVSSLKRARQTETKTAVNRANKSKLRGTLRTLREAIAAGDKGTLGKAYSETVSVLDKSVQKGVLHKNTASRYKSRLNARVKAVATAK; translated from the coding sequence ATGGCAAATCATGTTTCGTCGTTGAAGCGCGCACGTCAGACCGAGACCAAGACCGCGGTGAACCGCGCCAACAAGAGCAAGCTGCGTGGCACGCTGCGCACGCTGCGCGAGGCCATTGCGGCCGGCGATAAGGGGACGCTGGGCAAGGCTTACAGCGAGACCGTTTCGGTGCTCGATAAGAGCGTCCAGAAGGGCGTGCTGCACAAGAACACCGCCAGCAGGTACAAGAGCCGGTTGAATGCGCGCGTCAAGGCTGTCGCGACGGCCAAGTAG
- a CDS encoding PhoH family protein, whose protein sequence is MIKQSLEITPGIEPLYGTHDENLRLLEDKLNVTIDLRSDAIHVTGEPASVARVEQIFTDFDHLRRSGVYLQNGELNGMLRMLLADPSVTLRSLVESSKQRSAGVKRMVQPRSPNQRKYVEAIEQCDMTFGLGPAGTGKTYLAVAMAVSALMAKKISRIILVRPAVEAGERLGFLPGSLQEKVDPYLRPLYDALYDLVDPVKVDKMLETNVIEVAPLAFMRGRTLNDAFIIMDEAQNTTTEQMKMFLTRMGNNSKAVITGDLTQIDLPNPKKSGLIEAIHVLDGVEGIRFCQFEDVDVVRHQLVQRIVRAYDSYGRAQQQLPLALGETTLPEPSAIAPAAPAKIAAKPQ, encoded by the coding sequence TTGATCAAACAATCCCTGGAAATCACCCCTGGCATTGAGCCCCTCTACGGGACCCACGACGAAAACCTCAGGCTCCTTGAGGACAAACTCAACGTCACGATCGATCTCCGCTCCGACGCCATCCACGTCACAGGCGAACCCGCCAGTGTGGCCCGCGTCGAACAAATCTTCACCGACTTCGACCACCTCCGACGCTCCGGCGTCTACCTGCAGAACGGCGAACTCAACGGCATGTTGCGCATGCTCCTCGCCGATCCCTCCGTCACCCTCCGCTCCCTCGTCGAATCCAGCAAACAGCGCTCCGCCGGCGTCAAGCGCATGGTGCAGCCGCGCTCGCCCAACCAGCGCAAGTACGTCGAGGCCATCGAACAATGCGACATGACCTTCGGCCTCGGTCCCGCCGGAACCGGCAAAACCTACCTCGCCGTGGCGATGGCCGTCTCCGCGCTCATGGCCAAAAAGATCAGCCGCATCATCCTCGTCCGCCCCGCCGTTGAAGCCGGCGAACGTCTCGGCTTCCTGCCCGGCAGCCTCCAGGAAAAGGTCGATCCCTACCTGCGCCCGCTCTACGACGCACTCTACGACCTCGTCGATCCAGTCAAGGTCGACAAGATGCTCGAGACCAATGTCATCGAGGTCGCACCGCTCGCCTTCATGCGCGGACGCACCCTCAACGACGCCTTCATCATCATGGACGAGGCGCAGAACACCACCACCGAGCAGATGAAGATGTTCCTCACCCGCATGGGCAACAACTCCAAGGCCGTCATCACCGGCGACCTCACCCAGATCGACCTTCCCAACCCGAAGAAGTCCGGTCTGATTGAAGCGATCCATGTCCTCGACGGCGTCGAAGGCATCCGTTTCTGCCAGTTCGAAGACGTCGACGTCGTCCGCCACCAGCTCGTCCAGCGCATCGTCCGCGCCTACGACAGCTACGGCCGCGCCCAGCAACAGCTCCCGCTCGCCCTCGGCGAAACGACGCTGCCCGAACCGTCTGCAATCGCTCCAGCCGCGCCAGCAAAGATCGCGGCCAAACCGCAGTAA
- the ybeY gene encoding rRNA maturation RNase YbeY gives MITIDPAAKSVTLSKPALSRFANSARRAIGLTGQVSILLSTDAELKRLNRTFRGKNKPTDVLSFPAPAEIAAEHAGDLAISLETASRQAASYGHPLTDELRILILHGLLHLSGMDHETDHGEMAAREAELRSKLRLPVTLIERAHKPTAKSLSKKRRA, from the coding sequence ATGATCACCATCGACCCTGCTGCAAAATCAGTGACGCTCTCGAAGCCCGCGCTCTCCCGCTTCGCCAACTCCGCCCGCCGAGCCATCGGACTCACCGGCCAAGTCAGCATCCTGCTCTCGACCGACGCCGAGCTCAAGCGCCTCAACCGCACCTTCCGCGGCAAAAATAAACCCACCGACGTCCTCAGCTTCCCCGCGCCCGCCGAAATCGCCGCCGAGCACGCCGGAGACCTCGCCATCTCGCTCGAAACCGCGTCACGTCAAGCCGCATCCTACGGCCACCCACTCACCGACGAGCTCCGCATCCTCATCCTCCACGGCCTGCTGCATCTCTCCGGCATGGACCACGAAACCGACCACGGCGAAATGGCCGCCCGCGAAGCCGAACTCCGCAGCAAGCTTCGCCTGCCCGTCACGCTCATCGAGCGCGCCCACAAGCCAACAGCAAAAAGCCTCAGCAAAAAGAGGCGCGCATGA
- a CDS encoding nucleotide sugar dehydrogenase has protein sequence MPTNLPVVLPKIAEERLNRLKNRTARIGVIGLGYVGLPLSLLLSEAGFKVTGFDIDEKKVVELEAGRSYIFRIPAEDIQAARKQGFSATTDFSHLSEQDAIIMCVPTPLTEHREPDLSYVENTAKSAAPWVREGQLVVLESTTYPGTTEELMIPVLEAGNTQGLKVQGKGAVAEKGVFYVAFSPEREDPGNTTVARRDIPKVVGGHEEIATELASALYEAIFTRAVRVSSTRAAEMTKLLENIYRCVNIALVNELKVLALRMDMDIWEVIDAASTKPFGFHPFYPGPGLGGHCIPIDPFYLSWKAKEYDFNTRFIELAGEVNEAMPAHVVQYVARGLNQHKKALNGARVLMLGMAYKKDIDDLRESPSLTVIELLREQGAEVLYNDPYFAKVGRGRRYNLNMTCTPLDNLEQYDCVLIMTDHSDYDYEDIVKRSRLVVDSRNATKGIQSEKIVRC, from the coding sequence ATGCCGACTAACCTACCTGTTGTCCTGCCGAAGATTGCCGAGGAACGCCTTAACCGCTTGAAGAACCGCACGGCCAGGATTGGCGTGATTGGCCTGGGCTATGTTGGATTGCCTCTGTCGCTGCTGCTGTCGGAAGCCGGCTTCAAGGTGACGGGCTTCGATATCGATGAGAAGAAGGTCGTCGAGCTGGAGGCGGGGCGCTCGTACATCTTCCGCATTCCTGCGGAAGATATTCAGGCCGCGCGCAAGCAGGGGTTCTCGGCGACGACGGACTTCTCGCATCTGTCGGAGCAGGACGCGATCATTATGTGCGTGCCGACTCCGCTGACGGAACACCGTGAGCCGGACCTGAGCTACGTGGAGAACACGGCGAAGTCTGCGGCGCCGTGGGTGCGCGAAGGGCAGTTGGTGGTGCTGGAGAGCACGACGTATCCGGGCACGACGGAAGAGCTGATGATTCCTGTGCTCGAAGCCGGCAATACGCAGGGCCTGAAGGTGCAGGGCAAGGGCGCGGTTGCGGAGAAGGGCGTCTTCTACGTGGCGTTTTCGCCTGAGCGCGAAGATCCAGGCAACACGACGGTCGCGCGGCGCGATATTCCGAAGGTTGTCGGCGGGCACGAAGAGATTGCAACGGAGCTGGCTTCGGCGCTGTATGAGGCCATCTTTACGCGCGCGGTAAGGGTGAGCTCGACGCGCGCGGCTGAGATGACGAAGCTGCTCGAAAATATTTATCGCTGCGTGAATATTGCGCTGGTGAATGAGCTGAAGGTGCTGGCGCTCAGGATGGACATGGATATCTGGGAGGTCATCGATGCGGCTTCGACGAAGCCGTTCGGGTTTCATCCGTTCTATCCGGGGCCGGGGCTGGGCGGGCACTGCATTCCGATCGATCCGTTCTACCTGAGCTGGAAGGCGAAGGAGTACGACTTCAACACACGCTTTATCGAACTGGCTGGCGAGGTGAATGAGGCCATGCCTGCGCACGTGGTGCAGTATGTCGCGCGTGGGCTGAATCAGCACAAGAAGGCGCTGAATGGAGCGCGGGTCCTGATGCTGGGGATGGCTTACAAGAAGGACATCGACGATCTGCGTGAGTCTCCGTCGCTGACGGTGATTGAGCTGCTGCGCGAGCAGGGCGCTGAGGTGCTGTACAACGATCCGTACTTCGCGAAGGTGGGACGCGGGCGCAGGTACAACCTGAACATGACCTGCACGCCGCTGGATAATCTGGAGCAGTATGACTGTGTGCTGATCATGACGGACCACTCCGACTACGACTACGAGGACATTGTGAAGCGTTCGCGGCTCGTAGTGGACTCAAGAAACGCAACGAAAGGCATTCAGTCAGAAAAAATTGTTCGTTGCTAG
- a CDS encoding hemolysin family protein: protein MSTDAISTIIFILLLIILALAAYVDRVYTEMGKFLTREYQENIDAWEHLVEPRLGLSHESIALSASVLRQLTLAAIALFAGLRLYTHTTSLLPTLARTPSAIEIARAAVEIILLILVFDWLIPQLLFTRTRGLRVVRIRFILQSLFYLILPVTLLLGLLLSIAALAEPEDKATEDSPSEAVDALLEAGEEEGILEESDRELVRSAVEFGDKIVLEVMTPRPEIFSVPGTLTLREFTAKINESAFSRVPVYSGTLDHITGLAFAHDLLQVLDIEASTRTVAEIQRPVAFVPETKKVAELLREMQREKQHMRIVIDEYGNVAGLVTIEDLLEAIVGNIADEHDESEPDDTPERQPDGSYIVSGTFELSRLRDLFSDQLVHIHTSDEDAPRNPADSPEEYDGEPEETHEPAREQAVDLRLSGHYESTTLGGLVSEIAGHIPLPGEVVEEDGLRLEVLASTDRRIDRIHVSLTHPPASA from the coding sequence ATGAGCACAGACGCCATCAGCACGATCATCTTCATCCTGCTGCTCATCATCCTCGCGCTCGCCGCCTACGTCGACCGCGTCTACACCGAGATGGGCAAATTCCTCACCCGCGAGTACCAGGAGAACATCGACGCCTGGGAGCACCTCGTCGAACCTCGCCTCGGCCTCAGTCACGAATCCATCGCCCTTTCCGCCTCGGTCCTGCGACAACTCACGCTCGCCGCCATCGCTCTCTTCGCCGGACTCCGCCTCTACACCCACACCACCTCGCTTCTGCCCACGCTCGCCCGCACGCCCAGCGCCATCGAGATCGCCCGCGCCGCCGTCGAAATCATCCTGCTCATCCTCGTCTTCGACTGGCTCATCCCGCAGCTTCTCTTCACCCGCACCCGCGGTCTCCGGGTCGTCCGCATCCGCTTCATCCTGCAATCGCTCTTCTACCTCATCCTTCCCGTCACGCTGCTGCTGGGCCTGCTGCTCTCCATCGCCGCATTAGCCGAGCCCGAAGACAAGGCCACCGAAGACAGCCCCTCCGAAGCCGTCGACGCCCTTCTCGAAGCCGGCGAAGAAGAAGGCATCCTCGAGGAGTCCGACCGTGAGCTCGTCCGTTCCGCCGTCGAGTTCGGCGACAAGATCGTCCTCGAGGTCATGACCCCGCGCCCCGAAATCTTCAGCGTCCCCGGCACCCTCACCCTGCGCGAGTTCACCGCGAAAATCAACGAGAGCGCCTTCTCCCGCGTGCCCGTCTACTCCGGCACGCTCGACCACATCACCGGCCTCGCCTTCGCGCACGACCTCCTCCAGGTCCTCGACATCGAAGCCAGCACCCGCACCGTCGCCGAGATCCAGCGTCCCGTCGCCTTCGTGCCCGAAACCAAAAAAGTCGCCGAGCTGCTCCGCGAGATGCAGCGCGAGAAGCAGCACATGCGCATCGTCATCGACGAGTACGGCAACGTCGCAGGCCTCGTCACCATCGAAGACCTCCTCGAAGCCATCGTCGGCAACATCGCCGACGAGCACGACGAGTCCGAGCCCGACGACACACCCGAGCGCCAGCCCGACGGCTCCTACATCGTCTCCGGCACCTTCGAGCTCTCACGCCTGCGCGACCTCTTCAGCGACCAGCTCGTGCACATCCACACCTCCGACGAAGACGCGCCCCGCAACCCCGCAGACTCGCCCGAAGAGTACGACGGCGAGCCCGAAGAGACCCACGAACCTGCCCGCGAACAAGCTGTAGACCTGCGCCTCTCCGGCCACTACGAATCCACCACCCTCGGCGGCCTCGTCAGCGAAATCGCCGGCCACATCCCACTGCCCGGCGAAGTCGTCGAAGAAGACGGTTTACGCCTCGAAGTCCTCGCCAGCACAGACCGCCGCATCGACCGCATCCACGTCAGCCTCACCCATCCACCAGCCAGCGCGTAA
- a CDS encoding glycoside hydrolase family 16 protein: protein MTEPPSLHRFKLACLALLLVPFAAAQAQQPNTKWQLTWSDEFNGPNGSSPDPAKWSFETGGSGHGNNEQETYTSRPANVEQRDGNLVITARKEDFTGKDNIPRHYTSGRIRTLGHFAQAYGRFEARMKLPVGKGIWPAFWLLGEDIPQVGWPNSGEIDILETIGAPDTMYSTLHGPGYSGAHGISQKFTLPPGEAVDSAIHTYAVEWAPNDIKFYFDDHLVAHRTPADLPPGTKWVYDHPFFIILNFAVGGYWPGLPDATTKFPQQMLVDYVRVYSLKHPSKMQTAKQAEQ from the coding sequence ATGACCGAGCCTCCAAGTCTTCATCGCTTCAAGCTGGCCTGCCTCGCGCTGCTGCTCGTACCCTTCGCAGCCGCACAAGCGCAGCAACCAAATACCAAATGGCAGCTCACCTGGAGCGACGAGTTCAACGGCCCCAACGGCTCCAGCCCCGACCCAGCCAAATGGTCGTTCGAGACCGGAGGCAGCGGCCACGGCAACAACGAACAGGAAACATACACCTCGCGTCCTGCTAACGTCGAGCAGCGCGACGGAAACCTCGTCATCACCGCGCGCAAGGAAGACTTCACCGGCAAAGACAACATCCCTCGCCACTACACCTCTGGCCGCATCCGCACGCTGGGCCACTTCGCCCAGGCCTACGGACGCTTCGAAGCCCGCATGAAGCTCCCCGTCGGCAAAGGCATCTGGCCCGCCTTCTGGCTCCTCGGCGAAGACATCCCACAAGTAGGCTGGCCAAACTCCGGCGAGATCGACATCCTCGAAACCATCGGCGCGCCTGACACCATGTACTCCACTCTCCACGGCCCCGGCTACAGCGGCGCCCACGGCATCTCGCAAAAATTCACGCTGCCCCCAGGCGAAGCCGTAGACTCCGCAATCCACACCTACGCGGTCGAGTGGGCCCCCAACGACATCAAATTTTATTTCGACGACCACCTCGTAGCCCACCGTACCCCAGCCGACCTGCCACCCGGCACGAAGTGGGTCTACGACCACCCCTTCTTCATCATCCTCAACTTCGCCGTAGGCGGCTACTGGCCGGGCCTTCCAGACGCAACAACCAAATTCCCGCAGCAGATGCTCGTCGACTACGTCCGCGTCTATTCCCTGAAGCATCCATCGAAGATGCAAACAGCAAAGCAGGCCGAACAATGA